A stretch of the Pseudomonas sp. ACM7 genome encodes the following:
- a CDS encoding phage tail assembly chaperone, producing MNYQLTEDPATVIRLPDGATVPRHHRFWDEYQQWLASGGVPLSAIQAGAPEAVARAWRDQELAASQWLVERDRDELAAGTPMTLSSDQYHDLLDYRQDLRDWPSLASFPKDASKPLAPVWLKTTANGT from the coding sequence ATGAACTATCAACTCACTGAAGATCCGGCCACGGTCATTCGTCTGCCTGACGGAGCAACCGTGCCTCGGCATCACCGTTTCTGGGATGAATACCAGCAATGGCTGGCGAGCGGTGGTGTGCCGCTATCTGCCATCCAGGCAGGTGCTCCAGAGGCCGTTGCCCGAGCCTGGCGCGACCAGGAACTGGCCGCCAGCCAATGGCTGGTCGAGCGTGATCGCGATGAGCTCGCGGCCGGTACTCCAATGACCTTGAGCAGCGATCAATATCATGACTTGCTCGATTACCGGCAGGACCTGCGCGACTGGCCCTCGCTTGCCAGCTTTCCAAAAGACGCCAGCAAACCCTTGGCGCCGGTCTGGTTAAAAACAACGGCCAATGGAACATGA